The genome window CAATCGATTCCACCCCAGAGCTTCACTCCGCCCGAGCACACGACGCCGGCGCCGGCCCTGAGCCCCGCACCGGATCATGCGCCCCGCGCGATTCCGTCGATGCCGGACACGGCGACAAGGCCTTCGCACCGAAGCGTGCCGCGTGTGAGATCCGCTCCCGACGCCTCCGCCCTGGCGAAGACCGAAGAGCACACCCCACTGATCCCGATCGAGGTGCTTCGCGCCCCGGTCGACCAGCTGGCTCTGGCGGACAACCTCTACGCGGCCAGGAGCTACGCCATGGCGCTGGAGGCCTATCGCGGCGTCGAAGCCTCCGCCGCGACCACGCGGACGAAGAGCTGGAGCAGCTTTCAGGCGGCGAACTGCCTGCGGCAGCTTGGTCAGATCGCCGAGGCAGAGAAGCAGTACCGCCGCGTCGCCGGGGACTCGGCTTCGGGCGAATTCGGAGAACTCTCGAAGTGGTGGCTCGGCTCGCTGGAACAGAAGCGACAGCTTCAGTCGCGGCTCGACGCCATTACGCAAACTCTGGCAGGGATGACGGAGGCGGGACGTGACAACGCAGGAAATTGAACAGCCGCTCCTGATCGCGATGGACCAGGTTCACTTCCAGTATCAGGAAGTCGACCGTCTGCTCGCGGATCTCCGTCCCGCCTTTCATCAGGGGGCGGATCCGACACCCGAGCTGTCGAAGCTGGCACTTCTCATGGGCCGGATCGGCGTCATCGAGGCGAATGCCGCGGCGGTCCGCGAAACGTGGAAGAGACGAAAAGTCTCTCCCTCGCCGCAGCTGCGGCAGGTGCTCGACCGGCAGAAGACGCAGCTCGAGGGGGTGCTCCGCCTCGTGCAGGAACTGGAGGGGATGGCTCGCGAGTCGCAGCGGCGGCTCGCTCCGCAGCTTGATGCCTCCGTGACCGCCTCCAGCGGTCACGCCGCTTACGGCCGGACGATGCAGCGCGCCGAACGGGCGCGGGCCTCCTGAGCCGGCGCCGGAGCGCCTTCGCCGCTTGTCTCCCAGGTAAGGACCGTCCGTCCGGGGAGCGGCGCGTCCCGTGGCTGAGGGGTGCCGGGAAGAGGAATCCGTGAGTTGGGGCGAATTGCGTAAGGCGTAAGGGGGCACGCCGCGCGGGACTTTCCGTTCTGTCCCGCATTTTCAGGTTTGTCAGTCCGCGCGGGGGACCGGATGGCGATGAGATCTGCGGCGCTCCGAGTCGGATGGCGTCGTCTGCGCAGAGGAGGCGCGGTGGAGATTTCGTCGTTCCTGTCGACCAATCCGCAAGGGACGGAATGCTGCGTCGCTCCGGCGAACGCATGGGTCCGGGACACCCTCGATGAAGAGGGGACCGAAGAGCTCGCGGCGGGCTTTGCGGCGCTGTTCCAACTGATGATGGCGCCCGCCTCCCAGGTCAGCGATAAGGCCGCCGCCGACTCCACGCCGACCTCCGCTGTCGAGGCTCCTTCTTCGGGGACTCCCGGAGTTCAGCCCTCCGGAGCGGCTCCCGCGCAATCGCTTCCGGTCGGAGCCGCTCCCGCCGGACCGCTTGGCGATTCGTTCCCCACCCTGTCTGCGGCGGCTCCGGTCGACGCCGGCGCGCCCGCCGCTCCGTTCGTCGCGACTCAGGGCACCGAGGAAACGCCCGCCACCGAAGCAGTCATGAATCCGACGACGCCAGCCGTCACGGAATCCGACCCCGGGACGCCGTCTCCGCCGCTGCGAGCCGACCTCTTCCTCAGCGAGCGCCAGGGTGAGCCGACGGCCGCCCTCTCCGTCCTGCCGGAATCGGCCACCATGGCCGTTTCGACCAACCCGGCGAATCCTGACCAGGACGCCATCTCGTCCTCGACCCCGGACGTCGTGACGCCGGTCACCGCTCGCACAGCCGACGTCGTCCGTGGCGCCGCCCCGAAATCCGACACCGCAGCTCCCAGCGTCGCCGCGTCCGATTCCGCACCGCCCGCACCGTCTCTCGCGACACCCCGGCAGGACGTGGGAGCCTCTCGATCCGCAGCAGCAGCACGACCGTCGGCCGGCCGGCCGGTGGTCAACGACTCCCCGGCGACGGCATCGCAGCCAACCGGCCCGGAAGCGAAGGCGACACCGCAAACTGACTCCCCCTCCTTCGACGCCGCGGCCGAATGGACCCCGGAAACCACTGCCGAGGGAATCGAGGTCGAACCTCCCCGCGAAGACCGCCCCTTCGATGAGCGGGAACCCGACTCGTGGCTCGACAGCCTGACGGGAGCCGGCTCGGATGGGACGTTGACGATTCAGGAGCTCGCCGCCTGGCAGGCCTTCGGCCGCGAGCAGGGCTTCGAGCAGTCCCGCCAGGAGACCTCGAACGACACTCCTCAGGCCGGCCCGATCCGGAAGACGACGGACGGCGCGTCCCGCGTCAGCGACGGTCTGGCCGCCGCCGTGCCACAGACCGCCGCGCGCGAAGCGGCCGCTGCCGTTCCGGCCGTGATCGCGCATGAGGCCCTCCCGTCGTTTGCCGTCGAGGAGATCGTCTCTCACGTCCGGACGGACGAGTCCGACGGCGTGAGCCGCGTCGAGGCCCAGATCGATCCGCCGGAGCTCGGACGGATGTGGATCGAGATCACGAAGTCCGCCGAGGGGATCAAGGCCCACCTGACGGTCGAGGATCCCGCGGTCTGGAATCTCCTCGAGACCGCCGCCACTGAGATGCGGCAGTCCTTGCAGGACTCCGGAGTTCCCATGACCGGCCTGACCCTCTCGCTCGGACGCGACGGGGGGAGCTCCCCTTCGGGGGGGCACGCCGGCGACCCGAACGGCGAATCGCGCCGTGACGAAGATTCCTATGCCACGGTGACGGGGGCGGCCCAGCGGCGCGCCCGTCCGAAGCGCCAAGTCGACACGATCGTTTGAAAGGGAATGCCCATGGCGGACGCCGCCAACTTCAACGCGCAGATTGGGCAGCAGGAATACCTGCAGCTGCTGACGACGCAGCTCCGCTACCAGGACCCGCTCTCGCCGGTCGAGCAGCAGGACTTCCTGTCGCAGCTGTCGCAGTTCTCGATGCTCTCGGGGATCGAGACACTGAATGCGAACTTCACCAACATGCTCGCTCTTCAGCAGCTGACGAACGGGGCCAGCCTCGTCGGCAAGCAGGTCCAGTACCTCTCGGATGACGAGGGGAACACCGCCACGGGAAAGGTGACGGGTGTACTGGTCGAGAAGGGGGTCCTGTACCTGAACATCGACAACAAGGCGGTCGCCCTGGAGAACGTCCTGCAGATCAAGGAAGCGTCGGCGTAGCCGGCCTTGTCGGGCCCCGTTTCATCACGTTGCCATCGAAGTCAAGCGGCGCCGGAAGACGGTGTCCGTCCTCGGAGAAGTCGAGATGTCAAGCGCCATCACCACCGCCGTATCCGGTCTGAACGCACACCAGCGGATGCTGGACGTCGTCGGAAACAACATCGCCAACGTGAACACCATCGCGTTCAAGTCGCGGCGGGTGCTGTTCGCCGACATGCTCTACAACGACCTCCGGAGCGCATCCGGCGGAGCGATCGGCTCCCAGGGGAGCGTGAACCCC of Planctomyces sp. SH-PL14 contains these proteins:
- a CDS encoding flagellar hook-length control protein FliK; the encoded protein is MEISSFLSTNPQGTECCVAPANAWVRDTLDEEGTEELAAGFAALFQLMMAPASQVSDKAAADSTPTSAVEAPSSGTPGVQPSGAAPAQSLPVGAAPAGPLGDSFPTLSAAAPVDAGAPAAPFVATQGTEETPATEAVMNPTTPAVTESDPGTPSPPLRADLFLSERQGEPTAALSVLPESATMAVSTNPANPDQDAISSSTPDVVTPVTARTADVVRGAAPKSDTAAPSVAASDSAPPAPSLATPRQDVGASRSAAAARPSAGRPVVNDSPATASQPTGPEAKATPQTDSPSFDAAAEWTPETTAEGIEVEPPREDRPFDEREPDSWLDSLTGAGSDGTLTIQELAAWQAFGREQGFEQSRQETSNDTPQAGPIRKTTDGASRVSDGLAAAVPQTAAREAAAAVPAVIAHEALPSFAVEEIVSHVRTDESDGVSRVEAQIDPPELGRMWIEITKSAEGIKAHLTVEDPAVWNLLETAATEMRQSLQDSGVPMTGLTLSLGRDGGSSPSGGHAGDPNGESRRDEDSYATVTGAAQRRARPKRQVDTIV
- a CDS encoding flagellar hook assembly protein FlgD, which translates into the protein MADAANFNAQIGQQEYLQLLTTQLRYQDPLSPVEQQDFLSQLSQFSMLSGIETLNANFTNMLALQQLTNGASLVGKQVQYLSDDEGNTATGKVTGVLVEKGVLYLNIDNKAVALENVLQIKEASA